In Chitinivorax sp. PXF-14, the DNA window TGCCGGCCATGTCGAGGAAGGGCACACCACCGCCGCCGAGCGTGGCGGTCATCGTCGACACGACGAGGTTGCGCAGCTGCTCTTCGAGCTGGTCGCGGGTATAGCTGTCACGCGTGCCGCTGATCTCGGTGTAGAACAGCTTCGGGTCGACCAGCTTGTACGAGTACATGCCGAAGGCGCGCAGGCGCACCATGCCGAAATCCTGGTCACGGATCGTGATCGGCTGCGGCGTGCCCCATTTGCGGCTCAGCTGCACGCGCGTGCTGAAGAAGTAGAGGTCGCTCTTGAACGGGGATTCGAACAGCTTGTCCCAGTTTTTCAGGTAGGTCAGCACCGGCAACGTCTGCGTGGTGAGCTTGTACATGCCGGGGCCGAACACGTCGGCGATCTTGCCCTCGTTGACGAACACCGCCATCTGCGACTCGCGCACGGTCAGGCTGGCGCCGTTCTGGATCTCCATCTCCTGCATCGGAAAGCGCCAGGCCAGCACGCCGTCTTCGTCCTCGGTCCACTGCAGGATGTCGATAAACTGTTTCTTGATGAATGAGCCGAGTCCCATGGCGGCGCTCCTGGTCAGAGTTGGATTGGGTGGATTGGGGTCGGGCAGCTAGCCGCCCACGGCTAGCTGCGGTCGGTCAGGCGCCAGATCTTGCCATCCTGGATGCAGAATTCCGACTGGCCGCTGAACTTGATGTGGCTGCCGGCCTTGTGGCCATGCGGCATGTCGTGGCGCAGCACGCCTTCGTATTCGAGGTCGAGCACCAGCGTGACCTCGTCGATGGTCCAACGCAGGATTTTCTGGTGGCGCGACTCGAACATGTCGCGCGCCTGCTCGGCCAGCTCGCGGAAGGCCTCGATGCCGTCGGCCTCGGCCCCGACCTGCTGGCCGCTCATGTGGCAAAAGCGCACGCCTTCGTGCATCAGGGCCAGCATCGATTCGACATCGAAGTGGTTGTAGGCGTCGATGTACTGCTCCACGACCGCGACGCACAGGCTGGTTCTCATGTGTCCTCCATCAAGACAGGCAGGCGGCGTTGATCACGCCCACCGCAAGCGAAATGCCGCCGAGCAGTCCGCCGACGGCGACATTGTTGTCGTTCAACGCTTGCGGCAGATTCGGCAACACCCGCGCGATCAGCGCATACACCGCCAGTTGCACCACGGCGGCACTACCCGCCCAGGCGGCGAACAGGACGAAACTGTCGTTGTGCAGGATGCTGGAGGCCAGGGTCAGCGAGAAACCGAGCATCGCGCCGCTGAAGCTCAGCGTAGCGGCGACGACACCCTTGCGGATCAGCCCGAGTTCGTCGATCGGCGTGATCCACGAATACAGCGCGGAAAACACGGCGAGCAGCGCGAATGCGGAGAGCAGATAAGCCAGATAGTTGTACAGTTGTATCATGCGGAGTCCGGTGAGCAGAGGCATGTGCCAAAGTTAGCTACATTGTAGAACAGCCGCGAAACCGTTGCCGTTTGCTGCCAATGGCCTCCACAAACGCCGTATGGAGATAGCCTGCTCAATTGCTAGCGCGCTCGACGTATGATCGTGACGCCGGATGCGAATTCTTTGCCATCATCGTCGATTGGGATGCTCGAAAATGTAGTACTGATCGTTAGCTGCTGCAGCTTGTCAATGGCTTGGTGGTGATCATGCAATCGATCCGCTAATTCCTGTTGGCGCTCGCGCATTTGACCATTTGTTGCGTCCGTGAGGAAGGCGAGCATAGCAAACTTGAGCCTGTTGCTTTCGCCGCCGTACAACATTGCCTTGGATAATCGCCGGATATCCTTCGCCGCACCGGTGCTGTCTGCACCGTAGCGTACCCTGCGTTTCACCTCTACCACCGCCTCCGGGACTTTTCCCATGGAGTCTAGGATAGTAATATCGGCCCGACCGTCGATCCTGAGGTCCTTGGAGACCGGACCTCGCTGGATAGCTCCGGCCCCGCCCATTAGTTCGGCTACTGGGAATTCCATCCGGATGACGCGATTCTTCGCCAACTCACCGGACATCGCTTCAGCTAGGCGCACGGTGAAGAAGTATTCCGGGATCGAATTAAGGTTGGAAATCCTGGACATTACGAAGACTGACTGAACAGCGGCGTTCAGAGTCACATGGGTCAATGAGGAAAGCCCTGAAACAGTGAGTGAACTCATTTAGGATTTATTCCTCTTCTTCTCGCAAACACATGGCTCCGCAGGTGGCGGTCGAAAACAGAAGGCTACGTACGCTTTTGCGCTTCGTTCAGGGCCGCCGTGTCATAGAAGGTGGCGTAATAGATGTTGAAACCGTCGTACAGGCGCTCCAGTCCTTGGAAGAAAGGTAGGCAGGATGCTCTGAGCGGGTTTTCTTTCGGTTGCCACCGAGGGCACTCCAGGAGAAGCAGAGCAAAATCAATGCGCATGATTTCTAGCCTCCCTGGATGTGGCCCTACACATAAATTAGTATGTTAGAACATGCCGTATAACATTGTTTAGTTGGTTGGCGTAGTGGTCAAATGTCGGGCCGTCAAATCTATTTGCGATAGGCAATATAGGCCGCCGAGGAGATGACGGCGAAGAGAAGCAACTTACTGTGCGTCTGTTAAGAGCAGTGACATGCGTTTGGCGGCGAGACTGCTCTGGCACTACGCTATCTCAACAATTGCAGCACCTGCTGAGGCAACTGATTTGCCTGCGACAACATCGCCATGCCAGCTTGCTGCAGAATCTGGGCACGACTGAGATTGGCCGTTTCCGTGGCGAAATCGGCATCTCGGATTCGAGAGCGGGCCGCGTAAAGGTTTTCGGACGAGACCGACAGATTGTTAGTCGCAGCTTCGAATCGGCTCTGCAGCGCGCCCAGGTTGGCTCGCTGGCTATTTACGGCGGCCAACGCACTGTCGATGATCTCCAGCGCTTTGGCCCCACCGGCCGCGGTGCGGACATCTAGTGACGATACGGACTGAAGGGTAGAAGTGGACTGAGTGCCTTGCCACATAATGCCCGTTGCAGAAATCGAATCACCACCGAAAATATAAAAATCCGCCGTCAGGCTGGTATTGGCAATCGTGTATGCCTTGTCGGAGTCGAGGGCAACCTGACCAACCATGACCACCGTGTTCCCCAATGCGGATATATGGTCCAACACCGGCCCTGACGGCGTGGCACCAAATCCGTCGAGCAGCGTAACATCTCCGGCAATGGCGCCACTGGTATTCGACAAGACGATGTTGTCGCCCGATTCCGAAGTTAAATAGATGCCCGTGCCGGTGTTGTTCAATGACGCAGTGATACCCGTCTTGGAAGACTGACTGTTGAACTGCGTTATCGCATCAGACAATCCGGCACTGGTATTGGGGTTGGTGATGTTGAACGACACTGCTTGTGCGGTGGCATTGCTGCCATAAACCTGCAAGGCATAACTGCCGGATGCGCCGAAGGTGAACTGAAGATTGGTACGCGCCTTCGCCCTGACGCCGGTTTGGGGTTGTTGGTTGATTTTGTCGGCAACCAGTTTTGCTGAATCGGTAGAGAGAACGGTAACTTGACCGGTACCCGACCCACCTTGAATTGCAAACGTACCGCTAATCGCGCCGTTGGTGATGTGACCGCTCAGTGTGGCAGCACTTGTTACGGTATTGGTACCTGCGGACCCACCGCAATAACTGGTGGAGGTGTCACCAACTTGGTGCGTTCCCACTGCGGTCGAGCGGAAATTCGCCATCGTTGCCGTAATGGTCTGATTCGCGTTGGCGCCCACCTGGAACACGGATGTAGGGTTTGACCCGTCCAGTAGTCGGAGGCCGTTAAATTCAGTGGTTTGTGTAAATCGATCCAGTTCCGATGTCAACTGGCCGACTTCAGCGTTGATTGCCAGACGGTCCGAGGCGGAGTTGGTGCCATTCGCTGATTGCACGGCCAGTTCGCGGACGCGCTGCAGAATGTCGCTCATCTTTGACAGCGCGCCTTCTGCCGTTTGCGCCATCGATACGCCGTCATTGGCATTTCGCCGTGCCTGCTCCATGCCGCGTATCTGGGCCGTGAAGCGTTCTGAGATCGCCAATCCGGCAGCGTCGTCCTTCGCGGCGTTGATGCGCAAACCGGACGACAGTCGTTGCAGAGAGGTATTCAGGCTGGCGCTTGACTCGGAAAGGTTGCGCTGAGCGTTGAGTGAGGGGAGGTTGGTGTTGATGACTTGCATGTGGCGATTATTTTTTCGCAGCCTACTGCTGAACTTTTTCTGAATGGCAATAAGTAAATCGGGTCAACATGTCAAAACTTGAGATGGTCAGACACTTAAATTCGGGTGGCTGATGCTAGCCTACGTGTACGCGAGACAATCACTCCCCCACAGCCCATGCTCGACCGCATACTCATCCTCTCCGTCTTCGTCGTCGCTTCCTGCGGGCTCGCCTACGAGCTGATCGCCGGCGCGCTGTCGAGCTACCTGCTCGGCGACTCGGTGCTGCAGTTCTCAAGCATCATCGGCTGCTACCTGTTCGCCATGGGTGTGGGCTCGCACCTGGCGCAATACGTGAAGGACGAAGACGCGCTGGCACGCTTCATCGACATCGAGCTGCTGGTCGGCCTGGTCGGCGGGGTGTCGGCGGCCGTGCTGTTCCTGGTCTTCGGCTGGCTCGCGGCGCCGTTCCGCACCGTGCTGTACGCGCTGGTGTTCGTCGTCGGCGTGCTGGTGGGCATGGAGATCCCGCTGGTGATGCGCGTGCTCAATGCGCGCCAGGCCGAGTTCAAGGAGCTGGTGAGCCGCGTGCTGACTTTCGACTACCTCGGCGCGCTGGCCGTGTCGCTGTTGTTCCCGCTCGTGCTGGCGCCCAAGCTGGGGCTGGCGCGTACCGGCTTTCTGTTCGGCATGCTCAATGCCGCCGTGGCGCTGTGGACGGCCTATGTATTCCGCCGTGAGCTGACGCGGCTGTCGGCCAAGGTGCTGCGTGCGAGCATCGTCATCTGCCTGCTGGCCGGCGGCTTTCTGGCCTCAGACCGGATGATCCACTGGTCCGAGCGCGGCCTGTTCGGCGACGAGATCGTGCACGCCGAGACCACGCCCTACCAGCGTCTGGTGCTGACGCGCTGGCACGACGACCTGCGCCTGTACATCAACGGCAACCTGCAGTTCAGCTCGCGCGACGAGCACCGCTACCACGAGGCGCTGGTGCACCCGGTGCTGACGCCGCTGCCGTGGGCGCGCTCGGTGCTGGTACTCGGCGGCGGTGACGGGCTGGCGGTGCGCGAGATACTCAAGTACCCGAATATCGAGCGCATCACGCTGGTCGACCTCGATCCGGCCATGACCGGCCTGTTCTCGACCGCCGAGCCGCTCGTCAGGCTCAACGGCGGCTCGCTCAAGAACCCGCGCGTGCATGTCGTCAACGAGGATGCCGGGCGCTGGCTCGAGAGTGCCGACGCGGTGTTCGACGCCGTCATCGTCGATTTTCCCGACCCCGGCAACTTCGGCATCGGCAAGCTCTACTCGGTACCCTTCTACCGGCTGCTGGCCAAGCACCTGAGCGAGAACGGCCTGGCCGTGGTGCAATCCACCTCGCCGTATTTCGCGCCGCACGCCTACTGGTGCGTCGATGCCACGCTGCGCGAGGCCGGGCTCCATACCTGGCCCTACCACGCCTATGTGCCGAGCTTCGGTGAATGGGGCTTCATCGTTGCCGGCAAGACGCCGCGCTACGCCCCGCCGACGCAATACCGCTTCCCGATGCGCTTTCTCAATGCCGAATCGACACGGCTGATGTTCGCCTTCCCGCCCGATATGCAACGCATCGCGGTCGAGCCAAACCGGCTCAACAACCAGTCGCTGGTGCATTATTTCGAGCAGGACTGGGCCGAGGTGCTACGCTGATGCAGCGCCGGCGCTTCCTGCAGCTTGCCGCCGGCAGCACGCTGCTGGCCGGCTGCAAGCGCATCCAGCACATGAGCATTCCCGTGACGCTGCACCTGCCCGGCCAGCGCGAGGGCCACTGGCTGCGCGACCTCAAGTCGCTGCCCGCGAGCAGCGGCGAGCTGCGCACCGGCACGGTGATCCTCGGCAGCGGCGTAGCCGGCCTGACCGCCGCCTGGAAGCTCGCGCGCGAGGGCTACCGCGACTTCGTGCTGCTGGCCGGGCCCGAGCCCTACGGCAATGCGGCGGCCGGCGAGATGGCCGGGCTGCGCTACCCGCGCGGCGCGCACTACCTGCCGCTGCCCTCGCTGGAATCGGTACACGTGCGCGAAATGCTCGCCGACTTCGGCGTGATCGAAAGCGGGGCCGCTACGGCGCGCCCGCATTTCGACGAACGCGTGCTGGTGCATGCCCCCGAGTCGCGCGTGCTGTACCAGGGCCGCTGGCAGGAGGGCACGCTGCCGAGCAAGGGCATCCCCGCCGACGAGGCGGCGCAGCAGCAGCGCTTCTTCCGTCACATCGACGCGCTCAAGGTGGCACGCGGCGCCGATGGCCGCCGCGTATTCTGCATCCCGCTCGCACAATCGTCGCAAGACCCGCGCTGGACGGCGCTCGACCGCCTCAGCTTCGCGGCCTGGCTCACGCGCGAGGGCTACAGCGCGCCTACGCTGCGTTGGTATCTCGACTATGCCTGCCGCGACGACTACGGCGCCGGCCTGGGCCAGGTCTCGGCCTGGGCCGGCCTGCACTATTTCGCCAGCCGCGCGGGCCAGGCCGCCAATGCCGACGACGGTGCGGTGCTGACCTGGCCAGACGGCCTCAACCCGCTCACGCGCCGCCTGCAGCAGGCCGCCACCGGCGCCACGGGCGGGCGCTGGCAACCCGGCTTCGCGCTGCAGCTGAGCGATGGCGGGCACGGCGTCGACATCCTGTGTGCCGAGTCGGCCGCCGCGGATGCTCGCGTCTTCACCGTGCGCGCCGAGCGCGCGATCTGCGCCATGCCGCTGCAGCTGGCGCAGCGCGTGGTGCCCGCGCTCGGCGTGCCGGGCGACGCGGCAGTCCCGCACGTGCCGTGGCTGGTGTCGAATTTCCTGCTGCGCGGCTTTCCGCCCGAGCTGGCGGGCGAGGCGCTGAGCTGGGACAACGTCGTCTACGGCAGCCAGAGCCTCGGCTACGTGGTGTCGACGCACCAGCTGATCCGCCAGGCACGGCCCGAGCAGACCGTGTTCAGCGCCTACCACGCGCTCGCGCACGACACCCCGGCCAATATCCGGCGCTGGCTCATGCAGGCCGGCACCGATGAGCTGTACGAGCTCGCCAACAGCGACCTGCGCGCAGCCTATGGCCACCACCTGTGGCTCAACACGCAGTCGGTTGAGATCACCGTGCGCGGCCACGCCATGGTCAGCCCCGCACCCGGTTTCCTGTCCCGGCCCGGCATCGCCGCACTGCGAGGCGCTGACCAGCGCCTGCTGTTCGCGCACAGCGACCTGTCGGGCATCTCGGTATTCGAGGAGGCCGCCTGGTGGGGCTGGCGCGCGGCGCTGGCGGTGCTCGGTGGCGTGGGCTGACATGGCCCGGGCTGATGCGGCCCGACCTGCGCGGCCCGACCTGCGCGGCCCGACCTATACTGAAAGCGCGGCCACGGCAGCCGCCATCTTCACGGAGGGACGCACCATGGCTGGCGCCAGCATTCCCGGCCCCTTGGGCAGCAGCAGCAACAATCCACCGATCGACGCCGGCACGCTCGCGTTGACGGCGACGCCATCCCCAGCCAGCGCGCCGGCGACAGCAGGCAACACGGCACCGGCCGCCGCCAAGAAGAAGTACAGCATCGACGATGCCGTGAAGCACCTCGATGCCAATGTCCACGACAAGAGCCAGGGGCAGTGCGCCAAGTATGTGCGCCAGGCGATCGAGGCCGGCGGCGTCACCATCTCACTGCCGCGCCCGCTGTATGCGAAGGACTACGGCGCCAAGCTGGCCGAGCTCGGCTTCGGTAAGATAGTGGCCGAAGGCTACACACCGCAGAAGGGCGACATCATCGTGCTGCAGCCGCCCACCGGCCAGAGTGCCGGCCATATCCAGATGTACAACGGCAGCACCTGGGAATCTGACTTCGTGCAGGGCACGGGTATCTACCCCGGCCCGGCCTATCGCAAGGATGAAGTGGCGTATGAAATCTATCGTCCGTAGTCTGCTATTCGGCCTGCTGGCGCTGTGTGCACTGGCGGCCAGGGCAGGTGAGCCGCAGATGGCCGACCCGCTGCTCGGCCTGAGTTTCGACCCCAGGCTCGTGCATTTCGACGCGTTGCCACGCTCGGCGGCGGTGTACCGCGCGCTGGGCCCGACGGCGCAATGGGTATTCGCGAGCCGGCGTGAAGCCGGCGGGGCCGTCTACATCGTGGCCGGCCTGCATACGGTCCAGGCGGATGAGCAGGGGCCAGCCGTCAGCGAGCCCGATTTCGGCGCGGTGATCCGGGCCTATGGCAAGCAGCTCAAGGTGCTCGGTGTACCGGACAGGTTGTTCGACCCCACGCCGCTGCTGCCCGCCGATGAGCTCGACGCGCTGATGCGGGATGCCGCGCAGCGCTATGTCAGGGCCTTTGGCGGCACGCGCCGGCTCGAAGCGGAAATGGCGCGCCAGCGTGTCGTGACGCACAAGATTCCACAGCCGCTACGCGACGCGCTGGCGCGGGAAGGCGTGCGCCCCGGCGACGGGCTGAAGGCGATTCCGGCGCAGCCGGAACGGGCTCGCGCCCAGTAAGCCGCCCCCACCACCGCGCGGGATGGTGCAATAGGCCTCGCCAGGCGCATTCCGGCACAGCCCCGGATAGCCCCAACAGGCGCTAGCGCCGTGCCGTGGCCAGCGCCGCCGTCATCGCCTGCACCACGCACTCGACCTCGGCCGCGCCGACCTGCCAGTGCGTCACCAGCCGCATCGCGCCGTCCTCGGGCGGATTGGCGAGAATGCCGTGCGCCGCCAGCACCACCATCATGCCCGCCACGTCGAAGTCGCCATCGAGATCGAACCAGACCATATTGATGTCGAGCTGGTCCTCCCGGATGCGGACGCCGGGCAAGCCGCGCAGGCCCTGGGCGAGCCGTTTGGCGTTGGCATGGTCGTCGCCGAGGCGCAGCGTCATCTCGCGCAGCGCGATCAGCCCTGGCGCGGCCAGCACGCCGGCCTGGCGCAGGCCACCGCCCATCAGCTTGCGTTTCTTGCGCGCGCGCTCGATGAAGCCGGCCTCTCCGACCAGCATAGAGCCGACCGGCGCAGCCAGCCCTTTCGACAGGCAGAACATCACGCTGTCGGCCTGGGCGGCGATCTCGCCTGCGTCGACCGCGAGCGCCGCGGCGGCGTTGAACACGCGCGCGCCGTCGAGATGCACCGGCAAGCCGTGCGCCCGCGCCACCTCGCGCACCGCACGCATGGCGTCGAGCGACACCACGCGGCCGCTGCCATGGGCGTTCTCAAGGCAGATCAGGCCGGTTTTCGGCAGGTGGATGTCGCCGCCGGGGCGGATGCGCCGCGCCACCTCGGCGGCATCCAGCGCGCCTTGCGGGTTGGCGATGGGCCGCAGGTTGACGCCGGCGATCACTGCCGCCGCACCGACCTCGTGCCAGACGATATGGCTGTCCTCGCCGACGATGACCTCGTCGCCGCGCTCGCAGTGCGTGAACAGCGCGAGCTGGTTGCCGAAGGTGCCGGACGGCACGAACAGCGCGGCCTCCTTGCCCAGCATGGCGGCGGCCAGTTGTTCGAGCTCGCGCACCGTCGGATCGTCGCCATAACAGTCGTCGCCGACGGCGGCAGTGGCCATGGCCGTGCGCATGGCGGGGGTCGGATGGGTGACGGTATCACTGCGGACGTCGATAGGCATGATCGCTCGGTAATGGGGTGGACAGGGCGCCAGTGTCGCACTCCCGGATACGGCGGTGCCAGTGGCGCCTTGCTGTAATGAATATATTATCTGCCGATTATGCCCACCAGCGCTGTATCTGTAGAATGCGAACGCTTGGGCAAGCCGCGCCGGAGCATCGCGGCAACCGGTTTGTGCTATCAATTAGACAGAGTTATACGAGTATCCAGAGCATGACCGACGGTCAAGACCTGTTCATCGATGTCGCTCGCCTGCGCGTAGGCATGTATATCCATCTTGATCTCGGCTGGATGGACCACCCTTTCTCGCTCAACAGCTTCAAGATACGCTCGCAGGACCAGATCGACACGCTGCGTTCGCTGGGCCTCGCCACGATCCGCTATTCGCCCGACAAGAGCGACGCCACGCCCGCCGCGACCAACGGCACGGAGGCCGCCGCCAAGCCCCAGGAAATCCAGGAAACACCGGCCCAGCTCGCCGCCAGACAGCGCAACGCAATGCTCGCCCAGCAGCGCGCCAGTCTGCAGGCTTGCGAACGCAAGTTCGCCGAAGGCGCGAAGCTGTACAAGCAGGTCATGAAGACCGTGCATGCCAAGCCGGTCCAGTCGCGCGAGCAGAGCGAAGCGCTGATCAAGGGTTTCGTCGACGAACTGCTGGGCGACCACGAGGCCACCATCCGCCTGCTTTCCGAAAAATCGGGCGAGGAAAGCTCGCTGCACGCACTCAACGTCACCATCCTGTCGCTGCTGCTGGGCAAGGCTGCCGGCCTGCCCGCCGCCGCCATGCAGGACCTCGGCGTGGCCGCCCTGCTGCACGACATCGGCAAGATCGAATTGCCCGACCGGCTACGCTGCCGCGACGACAGCTTTACCTCGGCCGAGCGCGAACTGTTCCAGATGCACGTGATGCACGGCATCGAGATCGGCCGCAAGATGGGCCTCAACGCCGCCGTGCTGCTCGCCGTCGCCCAGCACCACGAACACGCCGACGGCACGGGTTTCCCGCGCCGCCTGGGTGGCGACAAGCTGAGCCCGGCCAGCCGCATCGTGGCCATCACCAACCGTTACGACAATCTGTGCAACCCGGCCAACCCGGCCCATTCGATCACGCCGCACGAGGCGCTATCGCTGATGTTCGCGCAGATGAAACCGCACTTCGACGCGGCCACCATGTCGCTGTTCATCCGCATGATGGGCGTCTATCCGCCGGGCTCGGTGGTGCAGCTCACCGATGAGCGCTACGCGCTGGTGGTGTCGGTCAACTCCTCGCGCCCGCTCAAGCCTCAGGTGATCATCCACGACCCGCGCCAGCCGCGCGAGGAAGCGATCGTGGTCGATCTCGAGGACTGCGCCGAGCTCGGCATCCGCCGCAGCCTCAAGCCCCTGCAACTGCCCAAGCCGGTGTACGACTACCTGTCGCCACGCAAGCGCATGTGCTACTTCTTCGAACGCGGCCGGGAAACCAAGGCGCAGCCATGAAGGCCAATCTCCTCGCCCCCCTGCTCGAAGGCCTGCTCGACGCGGTGTGGCTGGTCGATCCGCTCGAACTGCGCATCCTCATGGCCAACCAGGCCGCCGAATCCATGCTCGGCGTGGCGCGCGGCGGGCTCGCGGGCAAGGCGGTGATCGACCTAGTGTCCACGCCCGAAGATGTGTTTTTCTGGGAGGACGTGGCTGCCGGCCGCTCGGACCAGATCCTGTCCGAGACCATGCTCAACCGCCCCGACGGCGCGACGCTACGGGTCGAGCGCCGGGTCAGCCGCATGCAGGTCGACCATGAATCGATGTACGTGGTGGCGATACGCGACTACTCCGACCAGCGCCGCGTCGAAAACGAGCTCGAACACCTGATCGCCGAGCTGCGCGCCACGCTAGAATCGACCGCCGACGGCATCCTGGTGATCGACCCGGCCGGCAATGTGCGCGGCTTCAACCAGCGCTTCGCCGAGCTGTGGGACCTGCCCGAACACCTGCTCACACGCCGAGACGATACCGCCGTGTTCGCCTGGATGAGCACCTGCGTGCTCGATGCCGACCGCTATGTCGAACGCCTGGCGGTGATCGCCCGCTCGCCGCTGATCGAATCCACCGACGTGCTGATGCTCAAGACCGGCAAGGTGCTGGAACGCGTCACCCTGCC includes these proteins:
- the ltaE gene encoding low-specificity L-threonine aldolase; the encoded protein is MMPIDVRSDTVTHPTPAMRTAMATAAVGDDCYGDDPTVRELEQLAAAMLGKEAALFVPSGTFGNQLALFTHCERGDEVIVGEDSHIVWHEVGAAAVIAGVNLRPIANPQGALDAAEVARRIRPGGDIHLPKTGLICLENAHGSGRVVSLDAMRAVREVARAHGLPVHLDGARVFNAAAALAVDAGEIAAQADSVMFCLSKGLAAPVGSMLVGEAGFIERARKKRKLMGGGLRQAGVLAAPGLIALREMTLRLGDDHANAKRLAQGLRGLPGVRIREDQLDINMVWFDLDGDFDVAGMMVVLAAHGILANPPEDGAMRLVTHWQVGAAEVECVVQAMTAALATARR
- a CDS encoding NAD(P)-binding protein gives rise to the protein MQRRRFLQLAAGSTLLAGCKRIQHMSIPVTLHLPGQREGHWLRDLKSLPASSGELRTGTVILGSGVAGLTAAWKLAREGYRDFVLLAGPEPYGNAAAGEMAGLRYPRGAHYLPLPSLESVHVREMLADFGVIESGAATARPHFDERVLVHAPESRVLYQGRWQEGTLPSKGIPADEAAQQQRFFRHIDALKVARGADGRRVFCIPLAQSSQDPRWTALDRLSFAAWLTREGYSAPTLRWYLDYACRDDYGAGLGQVSAWAGLHYFASRAGQAANADDGAVLTWPDGLNPLTRRLQQAATGATGGRWQPGFALQLSDGGHGVDILCAESAAADARVFTVRAERAICAMPLQLAQRVVPALGVPGDAAVPHVPWLVSNFLLRGFPPELAGEALSWDNVVYGSQSLGYVVSTHQLIRQARPEQTVFSAYHALAHDTPANIRRWLMQAGTDELYELANSDLRAAYGHHLWLNTQSVEITVRGHAMVSPAPGFLSRPGIAALRGADQRLLFAHSDLSGISVFEEAAWWGWRAALAVLGGVG
- a CDS encoding SPFH domain-containing protein; the protein is MGLGSFIKKQFIDILQWTEDEDGVLAWRFPMQEMEIQNGASLTVRESQMAVFVNEGKIADVFGPGMYKLTTQTLPVLTYLKNWDKLFESPFKSDLYFFSTRVQLSRKWGTPQPITIRDQDFGMVRLRAFGMYSYKLVDPKLFYTEISGTRDSYTRDQLEEQLRNLVVSTMTATLGGGGVPFLDMAGNQMLLGDKMKEAMAPVFTKYGLALDNFAVENISLPEELQKAIDTRISMGMIGNMGTYTQYQTANAIPLAAQNEGGLAGIGAGLGAGLNIGQAMTQAMGNAMGQAQAAAPAAAAPAAAAPQAATGAAPAADAPEARLEKLKGMLDKGLISQADYDTAKAEILKKLIG
- a CDS encoding DUF350 domain-containing protein, yielding MIQLYNYLAYLLSAFALLAVFSALYSWITPIDELGLIRKGVVAATLSFSGAMLGFSLTLASSILHNDSFVLFAAWAGSAAVVQLAVYALIARVLPNLPQALNDNNVAVGGLLGGISLAVGVINAACLS
- a CDS encoding polyamine aminopropyltransferase, yielding MLDRILILSVFVVASCGLAYELIAGALSSYLLGDSVLQFSSIIGCYLFAMGVGSHLAQYVKDEDALARFIDIELLVGLVGGVSAAVLFLVFGWLAAPFRTVLYALVFVVGVLVGMEIPLVMRVLNARQAEFKELVSRVLTFDYLGALAVSLLFPLVLAPKLGLARTGFLFGMLNAAVALWTAYVFRRELTRLSAKVLRASIVICLLAGGFLASDRMIHWSERGLFGDEIVHAETTPYQRLVLTRWHDDLRLYINGNLQFSSRDEHRYHEALVHPVLTPLPWARSVLVLGGGDGLAVREILKYPNIERITLVDLDPAMTGLFSTAEPLVRLNGGSLKNPRVHVVNEDAGRWLESADAVFDAVIVDFPDPGNFGIGKLYSVPFYRLLAKHLSENGLAVVQSTSPYFAPHAYWCVDATLREAGLHTWPYHAYVPSFGEWGFIVAGKTPRYAPPTQYRFPMRFLNAESTRLMFAFPPDMQRIAVEPNRLNNQSLVHYFEQDWAEVLR
- a CDS encoding HD-GYP domain-containing protein, which translates into the protein MTDGQDLFIDVARLRVGMYIHLDLGWMDHPFSLNSFKIRSQDQIDTLRSLGLATIRYSPDKSDATPAATNGTEAAAKPQEIQETPAQLAARQRNAMLAQQRASLQACERKFAEGAKLYKQVMKTVHAKPVQSREQSEALIKGFVDELLGDHEATIRLLSEKSGEESSLHALNVTILSLLLGKAAGLPAAAMQDLGVAALLHDIGKIELPDRLRCRDDSFTSAERELFQMHVMHGIEIGRKMGLNAAVLLAVAQHHEHADGTGFPRRLGGDKLSPASRIVAITNRYDNLCNPANPAHSITPHEALSLMFAQMKPHFDAATMSLFIRMMGVYPPGSVVQLTDERYALVVSVNSSRPLKPQVIIHDPRQPREEAIVVDLEDCAELGIRRSLKPLQLPKPVYDYLSPRKRMCYFFERGRETKAQP
- a CDS encoding nuclear transport factor 2 family protein, yielding MRTSLCVAVVEQYIDAYNHFDVESMLALMHEGVRFCHMSGQQVGAEADGIEAFRELAEQARDMFESRHQKILRWTIDEVTLVLDLEYEGVLRHDMPHGHKAGSHIKFSGQSEFCIQDGKIWRLTDRS
- a CDS encoding flagellin, whose protein sequence is MQVINTNLPSLNAQRNLSESSASLNTSLQRLSSGLRINAAKDDAAGLAISERFTAQIRGMEQARRNANDGVSMAQTAEGALSKMSDILQRVRELAVQSANGTNSASDRLAINAEVGQLTSELDRFTQTTEFNGLRLLDGSNPTSVFQVGANANQTITATMANFRSTAVGTHQVGDTSTSYCGGSAGTNTVTSAATLSGHITNGAISGTFAIQGGSGTGQVTVLSTDSAKLVADKINQQPQTGVRAKARTNLQFTFGASGSYALQVYGSNATAQAVSFNITNPNTSAGLSDAITQFNSQSSKTGITASLNNTGTGIYLTSESGDNIVLSNTSGAIAGDVTLLDGFGATPSGPVLDHISALGNTVVMVGQVALDSDKAYTIANTSLTADFYIFGGDSISATGIMWQGTQSTSTLQSVSSLDVRTAAGGAKALEIIDSALAAVNSQRANLGALQSRFEAATNNLSVSSENLYAARSRIRDADFATETANLSRAQILQQAGMAMLSQANQLPQQVLQLLR